Proteins encoded by one window of Cheilinus undulatus linkage group 13, ASM1832078v1, whole genome shotgun sequence:
- the sec22ba gene encoding vesicle-trafficking protein SEC22b-A, producing the protein MVSLTMIARVADGLALATSIQEDEQSVRDLQQYQSQAKQLFRRLNAQSPDRCTLEAGDMNFHYVIAQGVCYLCLCEASFPKTLAFAYLEALHTEFIEQYGKRVPTVTRPYSFIEFDTYIQKTKKSYIDSRARRNLGSINKELQDVQRIMVVNIEEVLQRGEALSAINTKVSNLSSLSKKYRSDAKYLNTRSTYAKVAAVSVFFLTLIIYVRFWWL; encoded by the exons ATGGTTTCACTGACTATGATCGCTCGTGTGGCGGACGGTCTCGCGCTCGCTACGTCCATACAGGAAGATGAGCAG TCAGTAAGGGACCTCCAGCAGTACCAGAGTCAAGCCAAGCAGCTGTTCCGCAGACTGAATGCTCAGAGCCCAGACCGCTGCACCCTGGAGGCCGGCGATATGAACTTCCA CTATGTAATAGCACAGGGTGTTTGCTACCTGTGCCTTTGTGAGGCTTCTTTCCCCAAAACGCTGGCATTTGCATACCTGGAGGCCCTCCACACTGAGTTCATTGAGCAGTATGGGAAAAGAGTGCCCACAGTGACAAGGCCATACTCCTTCATTGAATTTG ACACCTacatccaaaaaacaaagaagtcaTACATTGACAGCAGGGCCAGGAGGAACTTGGGCAGTATTAACAAGGAGCTGCAGGATGTGCAGCGAATCATGGTGGTAAATATTGAGGAAGTTCTGCAGAGAGGAGAAGCTCTTTCTG CTATCAACACCAAAGTCAGCAATCTCTCCAGCTTGTCGAAGAAGTACCGCAGCGATGCCAAGTACCTCAACACCCGTTCCACGTACGCCAAAGTGGCTGCTGTGTCCGTGTTCTTCCTCACACTCATCATCTATGTGCGTTTCTGGTGGCTCTGA
- the imp3 gene encoding U3 small nucleolar ribonucleoprotein protein IMP3, producing the protein MVRKLKYHEEKLLKKVDFINWEVDNNLHEVKVLRKYRIEKREDYTKYNKLSRNIRDLTQKIRDLDEKDGFRAQSSHRLLEKLYSIGLIPTKQNLSLTEKVTASSFCRRRLPSIMLSLRMAQNLKTAITFIEQGHVRVGPDIVTDPAFLVTRNMEDFVTWVDSSKIKQHVMNYNDERDDFDLVV; encoded by the exons ATGGTTCGTAAATTGAAGTATCACGAAGAGAAGCTGTTAAAGAAGGTTGACTTTATAAACTGGGAGGTGGACAACAACCTGCACGAGGTCAAAGTGTTGCGGAAGTATCGCATCGAAAAGAGGGAGGACTACACAAA GTACAACAAGTTGAGTCGAAACATCAGAGATCTGACTCAGAAAATTCGAGATCTGGATGAAAAAGATGGCTTCAGAGCCCAGAGCTCACATCGTCTACTTGAAAAACT GTACAGCATTGGCCTCATCCCCACCAAGCAGAACCTGTCCCTAACAGAGAAAGTCACAGCTTCTTCATTCTGCAG GAGGAGGCTGCCCAGCATTATGCTGAGCCTGCGTATGGCTCAGAACCTGAAAACAGCCATCACATTCATCGAACAAGGAC ATGTGCGTGTTGGTCCAGACATCGTCACAGACCCGGCCTTTCTCGTCACAAG AAACATGGAAGATTTTGTCACGTGGGTAGACTCCTCAAAGATCAAGCAGCATGTAATGAATTATAATGATGAG agGGATGACTTTGATCTGGTAGTGTAA
- the slc35a3b gene encoding solute carrier family 35 member A3b — MILSSSHNLRLKYLSLGVLVLQTTSLVLTMRYSRTLKQDGPRYLASSAVVSAEVLKILTCTLLVLVENKFSVRAMNQLLKEEIVNKPTQTLKLAIPAGIYTLQNNLLYVALSNLDAATYQVTYQLKILTTALFSVSMLGKKLGLNQWLSLLFLMAGVTLVQWPTDSAGDSEQKILSAGSQFVGLMAVLMACVSSGFAGVYFEKILKETKQSVWVRNIQLGLFGFVFSFGGMMVYDGQRVRESGIFQGYNTITNIVVVLQALGGLVVAVVIKYADNILKGFATSLSIILSAVISYLMLEDFSPTSLFFSGAVLVIAATFLYGYEQKPVSSTTIKV; from the exons ATGATCTTGTCCTCTTCACACAACTTGAGACTGAAGTATCTGTCTCTGGGGGTGCTGGTGTTGCAGACCACCTCGCTGGTGCTCACCATGCGCTATTCTCGCACCTTAAAGCAAGACGGCCCCCGCTACCTGGCCTCATCTGCTGTGGTGTCAGCCGAGGTGCTCAAGATCCTGACCTGCACCCTCCTTGTCCTTGTGGAGAACA AATTCAGCGTGCGGGCAATGAACCAGCTATTGAAGGAGGAGATTGTGAACAAGCCAACACAGACCCTGAAGCTGGCCATTCCTGCAGGGATCTACACGCTGCAGAACAATCTGCTCTATGTGGCTCTATCCAACCTGGACGCTGCAACGTATCAG GTCACATACCAGCTCAAGATCCTCACCACAgcactgttttctgtttccatGCTGGGAAAGAAGTTGGGCCTCAATCAGTGGCTCTCTCTGCTCTTCCTCATGGCTGGAGTCACTCTAgtgcag TGGCCCACAGACTCTGCAGGAGACAGCGAGCAGAAGATCCTGTCAGCAGGTTCTCAGTTTGTGGGGCTAATGGCTGTGCTGATGGCATGTGTGTCCAGCGGCTTTGCCGGggtttactttgaaaaaattcTTAAGGAGACTAAACAGAGTGTGTGGGTCCGAAACATTCAGCTGG GTTTGTTCGGCTTTGTGTTCAGCTTTGGAGGAATGATGGTGTATGATGGCCAGAGAGTGAGAGAGTCAGGAATATTTCAGGGCTACAATACCATCACCAACATCGTTGTTGTCTTACAG GCTCTGGGCGGACTGGTGGTAGCAGTGGTCATTAAATATGCGGACAACATCCTCAAAGGATTTGCCACCTCTCTTTCCATCATTTTGTCTGCAGTCATTTCATATCTCATGTTAGAGGACTTTAGTCCTACTAG tttatttttctcagGGGCGGTGCTGGTCATTGCTGCCACTTTTCTTTATGGCTATGAGCAAAAGCCTGTAAGCAGCACAACCATCAAAGTGTAA